A window of the Deinococcus gobiensis I-0 genome harbors these coding sequences:
- a CDS encoding NADH-quinone oxidoreductase subunit N, translating to MLTVPDVALAPLLPILIVLAGALCSTLLGFWLPRRTLTFVNLAALVLSGVGMVTLWNGAESSFAGGLRADNAALLLGLTILVGSALTLLVSLDTAYRARVSFPEFDAMLMYAVTGCLLIAFSGDLIVMLIGLEIMSLSGYVLATLQQSRRAEEAGLKYFLLGAVGSAILIYGIALLYGATGSLTYAGIAERASGLTPANLGILVAGALLLLSGFGFKVALAPFHQWTPDVYGGAPTSVSLFLSTVVKVAAFAGLLRVFGGALADAPGWQPVLQILTAATLIVGNLAALFQTNFKRMLAYSAVAHTGFLALTLLGQPDLGGAALSYYLLVYTFMTAAALAIVAALQRGEEGMEISDLRGLYHRHPAYAVALAVCLASLAGLPPFAGFFGKYLAFQAAFQNGYVGLSVLAALSSVAALVYYLRPGMLLFMPDRTPAREYAHGQRPATTLALAVCLAGITVLGILPNLWYGWGANPDIWRVLAGR from the coding sequence ATGCTCACCGTTCCCGACGTCGCCCTCGCGCCGCTGTTGCCCATCCTGATCGTGCTGGCGGGCGCGCTGTGCAGCACGCTGCTGGGCTTCTGGCTGCCCCGGCGCACCCTGACCTTCGTCAATCTCGCCGCGCTCGTGCTCTCGGGCGTGGGCATGGTCACGCTCTGGAACGGCGCAGAGTCCTCCTTCGCGGGCGGGCTGCGGGCCGACAACGCCGCGCTGCTGCTGGGCCTGACCATCCTGGTCGGCAGCGCCCTGACCCTGCTCGTATCGCTGGACACGGCCTACCGCGCCCGCGTCAGCTTTCCCGAGTTCGACGCCATGCTCATGTATGCGGTCACGGGCTGCCTGCTCATCGCCTTTTCGGGCGACCTGATCGTCATGCTCATCGGGCTGGAGATCATGAGCCTGTCGGGCTACGTCCTGGCGACCCTGCAACAGTCGCGCCGCGCCGAGGAGGCGGGCCTCAAATACTTCCTGCTGGGCGCGGTGGGCAGCGCCATCCTCATCTACGGGATCGCCCTGCTGTACGGCGCGACCGGCAGCCTGACATATGCGGGCATCGCCGAGCGCGCCAGCGGCCTGACCCCGGCCAACCTGGGCATTCTCGTGGCCGGCGCCCTGCTGCTGCTCTCGGGCTTCGGCTTCAAGGTGGCGCTCGCGCCCTTCCACCAGTGGACGCCCGACGTGTACGGCGGCGCGCCCACCAGCGTCAGCCTGTTCCTGAGCACCGTGGTCAAGGTGGCGGCCTTCGCGGGGCTGCTGCGCGTCTTCGGGGGTGCGCTGGCCGACGCGCCGGGCTGGCAGCCGGTCCTTCAGATCCTGACGGCCGCGACCCTCATCGTCGGGAACCTCGCGGCGCTGTTCCAGACGAACTTCAAGCGGATGCTGGCCTACTCGGCGGTGGCCCATACCGGCTTCCTGGCCCTGACCCTGCTGGGGCAGCCGGATCTGGGCGGCGCGGCCCTGAGCTACTACCTGCTCGTCTACACCTTCATGACGGCCGCCGCGCTCGCCATCGTCGCGGCGCTGCAACGCGGCGAGGAAGGCATGGAGATCAGCGATCTGCGCGGGCTGTACCACCGCCACCCGGCCTACGCGGTCGCGCTCGCGGTGTGTCTCGCCTCGCTGGCGGGCCTGCCGCCCTTCGCGGGCTTTTTCGGCAAGTACCTCGCGTTCCAGGCCGCCTTCCAGAACGGCTACGTGGGCCTGAGCGTCCTGGCGGCCCTGAGCAGCGTGGCGGCGCTCGTGTACTACCTGCGCCCCGGCATGCTGCTGTTCATGCCCGACCGCACCCCGGCGCGCGAGTACGCGCACGGGCAGCGTCCGGCGACCACGCTGGCCCTGGCTGTGTGCCTCGCGGGGATCACGGTGCTGGGCATCCTGCCCAACCTGTGGTACGGCTGGGGCGCGAATCCCGACATCTGGCGCGTGCTGGCCGGTCGCTGA
- a CDS encoding diguanylate cyclase domain-containing protein, which yields MFRYPERSLRRWTLPLAAGLGAALVLAIPVNPRLENTLNQALPSRPDPALVVVGIDDASLRDYGRPDIWPRELYAQVLRTLNSAGVRAVGLDVLLSGVSSPADAALTPLFSAPNLVLATSPGEGGEAPQPGWRSPTGVSVLNRSAGGVARSVQPFYALEGPGGDRRLVPSFAAQLARVAGADVPADTVPRLLRYVPQDELDAVTRSFRDVVNGNVRFAELQGKVVLIGLTAGGFSGLTSPDIDGLMVAGTYLQARAVSSLLSPPLVRAPLWLMAVLGGLLAAATVWLRGLWGFGAAALALLLAVLGWLVNFLLPGVSLSLAALVGVGLVALERWWQLRSLGTQDVLTGVGNRLAFTRAVEHRWHSRQERPMSLMLIDLDGLRQVNKQYGHLAGDALLRDLAGRLQKLRRRGDVVFRWGPDEFAVLLDQVGPQELPALTEHFQRNLGDLRVHDLRVRANIGAASTSDDILTPGELIEAASRSRYRMKYRRGQTGARD from the coding sequence ATGTTCCGTTACCCTGAGCGCTCGCTGCGCCGCTGGACGCTGCCGCTGGCGGCCGGGCTCGGCGCGGCCCTGGTGCTGGCCATTCCCGTCAACCCCCGGCTGGAAAACACGCTGAATCAGGCGCTCCCCTCCCGGCCCGACCCGGCGCTGGTGGTGGTGGGCATCGACGACGCCAGCCTGCGCGACTATGGCCGCCCCGACATCTGGCCGCGCGAGCTGTACGCCCAGGTCCTGCGCACCCTGAACAGCGCGGGCGTGCGGGCCGTGGGCCTGGACGTGCTGCTCTCGGGCGTGAGTTCGCCGGCCGACGCGGCCCTGACGCCCCTGTTCAGCGCGCCCAATCTGGTCCTGGCCACCTCGCCCGGCGAGGGGGGCGAGGCCCCGCAGCCCGGCTGGCGCTCGCCCACCGGCGTCAGTGTCCTGAACCGCTCGGCGGGTGGGGTGGCGCGCAGTGTCCAGCCCTTCTACGCGCTCGAAGGCCCCGGCGGGGACCGGAGGCTGGTGCCGAGCTTCGCCGCGCAGCTCGCGCGGGTGGCCGGCGCGGACGTGCCCGCCGACACCGTGCCCCGGCTGCTGCGCTACGTGCCGCAGGACGAGCTGGACGCCGTGACCCGCTCGTTCAGGGACGTGGTGAACGGCAATGTGCGGTTCGCGGAGTTGCAGGGCAAGGTCGTGCTGATCGGTCTGACGGCCGGCGGGTTCAGCGGCCTGACCTCGCCGGACATCGACGGTTTGATGGTGGCGGGCACGTACCTCCAGGCGCGCGCGGTATCGTCGCTGCTTTCTCCCCCGCTGGTGCGCGCGCCCCTGTGGCTGATGGCCGTGCTGGGCGGGCTGCTGGCCGCCGCGACCGTGTGGTTGCGCGGCCTGTGGGGGTTCGGGGCCGCCGCGCTCGCGCTGCTGCTCGCGGTGCTGGGCTGGCTGGTGAATTTCCTGCTGCCGGGGGTGTCCCTCTCGCTCGCGGCGCTGGTCGGGGTGGGGCTGGTCGCCCTGGAGCGCTGGTGGCAGCTGCGCTCGCTGGGCACCCAGGACGTGCTGACCGGCGTGGGCAACCGCCTGGCCTTCACGCGGGCGGTCGAGCACCGCTGGCACAGCCGCCAGGAACGGCCCATGAGCCTGATGCTCATCGACCTCGACGGGCTGCGACAGGTCAACAAGCAGTACGGACACCTCGCGGGCGACGCGCTGCTGCGCGACCTCGCCGGGCGGCTCCAGAAGTTGCGCCGCCGGGGCGACGTGGTGTTCCGCTGGGGACCGGACGAATTCGCGGTGCTGCTCGATCAGGTCGGCCCGCAGGAGCTTCCGGCCCTCACCGAACATTTCCAGCGCAACCTGGGCGACCTGCGCGTCCACGACCTGCGGGTGCGGGCCAACATCGGGGCCGCCTCGACCTCCGACGACATCCTGACGCCGGGCGAACTGATCGAGGCCGCCAGCCGCAGCCGCTACCGCATGAAGTACCGGCGCGGCCAGACCGGCGCCCGCGACTGA
- a CDS encoding FecR family protein, which yields MSRPALTSPLIRVTLLVAGGVLVAAQAQSAPPLAAPAPRLSVQQASGRVEVLSGTTWQAQSAPALSTGLRTGTGRATLAWGTGRVVVGSASRLRVYSGEADLQEGQFLLQGPVAAFVLGRHLMIEGAGRARVDLTPGGSAQRLAVLKGAVRVSGVGRAFTVREGQQLSFTGGQITAFTERDPWYDAQFVGVGDARVEGLLGSVNLRRSDGTLRPAARQDDLGPGEALRTGAGAWAEIGFTGGGYLRLNEQSELGVLAVEKTSRGREVTLQLTRGVAWNVVEKGQGGYRLSTPVVSTSVRGTVFRVDADGLVKVFEGQVALPSSGDLALSGGEQKRRDQAAPSALQLDATDRLNQALDVQRARPLTLSAARPARHLKAIDLTVTATPQSTLSASVLDRRGRVTALGVTPGPAEGQFVVRGAPGLPEGEYLVRVRASRYGAVRVWSARVGLDRSPPQASGVQARTAGQLLEISGQASDNSGAALTLTATLGEGAQARTVTRRVEGRFRVLLPAPPAGTPLHLSLRDAAGNATDVPLP from the coding sequence GTGAGCCGGCCTGCCCTGACCTCCCCGTTGATCCGTGTGACGCTGCTGGTGGCCGGCGGTGTCCTGGTGGCCGCGCAGGCCCAGAGTGCCCCGCCACTGGCGGCCCCGGCCCCCCGCCTGAGCGTCCAGCAGGCTTCGGGCCGTGTAGAGGTCCTCTCGGGCACCACCTGGCAGGCGCAGAGCGCCCCGGCGCTGAGCACCGGCCTGCGCACCGGCACCGGCCGGGCCACGCTGGCGTGGGGCACGGGACGCGTGGTGGTGGGCAGCGCCTCGCGCCTGCGGGTCTACAGCGGCGAGGCCGACCTGCAGGAGGGCCAGTTCCTGCTCCAGGGACCGGTGGCCGCCTTCGTGCTGGGCCGACACCTCATGATCGAAGGCGCGGGCCGCGCGCGGGTGGACCTGACGCCCGGCGGCAGCGCCCAGCGCCTCGCGGTCCTGAAGGGCGCGGTCCGGGTGTCGGGTGTGGGGCGCGCCTTCACGGTGCGCGAGGGCCAGCAGCTCTCCTTCACGGGCGGGCAGATCACGGCCTTCACCGAACGCGACCCCTGGTACGACGCGCAGTTCGTGGGCGTCGGGGACGCGCGGGTCGAGGGCCTGCTGGGCAGCGTGAACCTGCGCCGCAGCGACGGCACCCTGCGCCCCGCCGCCCGGCAGGACGACCTGGGCCCCGGCGAGGCGCTGCGCACCGGAGCCGGGGCCTGGGCCGAGATCGGCTTTACCGGCGGCGGCTACCTGCGCCTGAACGAGCAGAGCGAACTGGGGGTGCTGGCGGTCGAGAAGACCTCGCGCGGGCGCGAAGTGACGCTGCAGCTCACGCGCGGCGTGGCCTGGAACGTCGTGGAAAAGGGCCAGGGCGGCTACCGCCTCTCGACCCCGGTGGTCAGCACGTCGGTGCGCGGCACGGTCTTCCGGGTGGACGCCGACGGACTGGTCAAGGTGTTCGAGGGTCAGGTGGCCCTGCCCAGCAGCGGCGACCTCGCCCTGAGCGGCGGGGAGCAGAAGCGCCGCGACCAGGCCGCGCCCAGCGCGCTGCAACTCGACGCCACCGACCGGCTCAACCAGGCCCTCGACGTCCAGCGGGCCCGTCCCCTGACCCTGAGTGCGGCGCGGCCCGCACGCCACCTGAAGGCCATCGACCTGACGGTGACGGCGACCCCGCAGAGCACCCTGAGCGCGTCCGTGCTCGACCGCCGGGGCCGCGTCACGGCGCTGGGCGTGACGCCGGGGCCGGCCGAGGGCCAGTTCGTGGTGCGCGGCGCGCCGGGCCTGCCCGAGGGCGAGTACCTCGTGCGGGTGCGGGCCTCGCGCTACGGCGCGGTCAGGGTCTGGTCGGCCCGCGTGGGCCTCGACCGCAGCCCCCCGCAGGCCAGTGGGGTCCAGGCCCGGACGGCGGGGCAGCTCCTGGAGATCAGCGGTCAGGCGAGCGACAACTCCGGCGCGGCCCTGACCCTCACGGCCACGCTCGGCGAGGGCGCGCAGGCCCGGACCGTCACCCGGCGCGTCGAGGGCCGTTTCCGGGTGCTGCTGCCCGCGCCGCCCGCCGGCACGCCCCTGCACCTGAGCCTGCGCGACGCCGCCGGAAACGCGACCGATGTTCCGTTACCCTGA